A genomic region of Homalodisca vitripennis isolate AUS2020 chromosome 5, UT_GWSS_2.1, whole genome shotgun sequence contains the following coding sequences:
- the LOC124363673 gene encoding uncharacterized protein LOC124363673: protein MFADDIKLFSVLNSIEDSASLQRSLDGVSRWCDENFMQLNAKKSMVMSFHRGEEFVHANYYIQGEGLQRVQVVKDLGVHLNHALSPDHHIDIICAKANRLLGLLSRTARSGLSTHSISILYKSLLRPILEYASVVWNPYYQHHIIRLERIQGRFVGLVGTTLGFPFHEVPVDDVMKQFNLCPLEVRRELADLAFLSRLINGSLDCPDLLAMINFRIPHTTRSNELFVRKYYRTNYLKNGPMARLHRVGNCVPAELDLFCTNLKTLKKKWVSLSVD, encoded by the coding sequence ATGTTTGCTGACGATATCAAGCTGTTTAGTGTATTGAATTCAATTGAGGATAGTGCTAGTCTCCAGAGATCCCTTGATGGGGTCTCTAGATGGTGTGATGAAAACTTCATGCAACTAAATGCTAAGAAAAGCATGGTGATGTCTTTTCACAGGGGTGAAGAATTTGTACATGCCAATTATTACATTCAGGGCGAGGGATTGCAGCGGGTGCAGGTTGTAAAGGATCTTGGCGTGCATCTCAATCACGCACTCTCTCCTGATCATCACATTGACATCATATGTGCCAAAGCTAATCGTTTGTTGGGTCTTCTGTCACGTACAGCTAGAAGTGGCCTATCTACACACTCCATCTCAATCTTATATAAGTCTCTTCTACGTCCGATCTTAGAATATGCTTCAGTTGTTTGGAACCCTTACTACCAACATCACATTATCAGGCTTGAAAGGATTCAAGGGAGATTTGTTGGACTCGTTGGAACTACATTGGGCTTTCCTTTCCATGAGGTCCCTGTCGATGACGTCATGAAACAGTTCAACCTCTGCCCGCTGGAAGTTCGCCGTGAGCTTGCTGATCTAGCTTTTCTCTCAAGGCTTATCAATGGATCCCTTGATTGTCCTGATCTTCTTGCCATGATTAACTTTCGAATTCCACACACTACCAGGTCAAATGAACTCTTTGTTCGCAAATATTATCGGACAAACTACCTGAAGAACGGACCCATGGCCAGACTGCATCGCGTTGGAAACTGCGTTCCTGCCGAGCTAGACCTGTTCTGCACGAATCTGAAAACACTGAAAAAGAAATGGGTGTCCTTATCTGTGGATTGA
- the LOC124363672 gene encoding uncharacterized protein LOC124363672 has product MTSNKRSGGGVLLAIHRNLNSSSVQFPCDNIEAVGVLLKYGHRLLLLCVAYIPPNQPTCVYQSLCDALEQLHLQVGPECNMVLVGDFNLNSANSPGVSSDLLYDLTNTLGLLQRSDILSVRGSQLDLLFSDLSCDVSRSIDSLVNEDIHHPALYIDLSLHSLAITPQYILSPNYFKCDINQLRADVNILNSTIEHSSPDSEEKFNKYITTLSGLIKKNTPLKRIGRSPFPRWFTSDLKSKIINKKILHRIYKTTGLESDYLAFSRARTTCRVLATDCYNSYIEHVDRTISTNPKVFWSHVKNLRRTDSFPSKITLGDDESSVPDEMCNLFARHFSSVFSESTHISPALIPRDCNIYLSQIRCSPEEVKQKLDSLDISKGVGPDCIPPVVLRYCSDLICTPLSRFVNSSLQEGFFPSSLKTSFVIPIYKDGRRDSATCYRPITIQSPITKMLEAIVLESLKPLISTILIPRQHGFTSGRSTVTNLVPI; this is encoded by the coding sequence ATGACTAGTAACAAGCGTAGTGGAGGGGGCGTCCTCTTGGCTATACACAGGAACTTAAACTCCTCATCTGTGCAATTTCCCTGCGATAATATTGAAGCTGTTGGCGTTCTTTTGAAGTATGGTCATCGCCTTCTTTTGCTTTGCGTTGCTTATATTCCACCTAATCAACCAACCTGTGTCTACCAGTCCTTATGCGATGCCTTAGAGCAACTACACCTTCAAGTAGGCCCTGAATGTAACATGGTTTTGGTAGGTGACTTCAATTTGAATAGCGCCAATAGTCCTGGGGTTTCTTCTGACTTGCTCTATGACTTGACAAACACACTCGGTTTACTGCAGCGAAGTGACATCTTGAGTGTTCGAGGCTCCCAGCTGGACCTTCTCTTCTCTGATTTGTCTTGCGATGTGTCCAGGTCCATCGATTCCCTTGTCAACGAAGATATTCACCATCCTGCTTTATACATTGATCTAAGTCTTCATTCATTAGCAATCACACCTCAGTATATACTATCaccaaattatttcaaatgtgaTATCAATCAATTGAGAGCTGATGTCAACATCCTCAACTCTACTATTGAACACTCATCCCCTGATAGTgaggaaaaattcaataaatacatcactACCCTTAGTGGTCTGATTAAGAAAAATACACCACTTAAAAGGATCGGAAGATCACCATTCCCTCGCTGGTTTACCTCCGACTTAAAGTCCAAGATTATCAACAAGAAAATACTACATAGAATCTACAAAACTACAGGTCTTGAGAGCGACTACTTGGCCTTCTCCAGAGCCAGAACTACTTGCAGAGTTCTTGCAACTGATTGCTATAACTCTTATATCGAACATGTGGATAGGACGATCTCTACTAACCCAAAAGTCTTCTGGAGCCACGTCAAGAATCTTCGACGCACAGATTCTTTTCCCTCAAAAATTACCCTTGGGGATGATGAATCTTCTGTTCCTGATGAAATGTGCAACTTGTTTGCTCGCCACTTCTCAAGTGTCTTTTCTGAGTCAACTCATATCTCCCCAGCATTGATTCCGAGAGATTGCAACATATATCTTTCTCAGATAAGATGCAGCCCTGAGGAAGTGAAACAAAAGCTTGATTCCTTGGACATCTCAAAGGGTGTGGGACCCGACTGTATTCCTCCAGTTGTACTTCGTTATTGCAGCGACTTGATTTGCACCCCACTCTCGCGTTTTGTCAACTCAAGTTTGCAGGAGGGATTCTTCCCATCGTCtttaaaaacaagctttgttATCCCAATCTATAAGGATGGAAGAAGAGACTCAGCTACATGCTATAGGCCCATCACTATACAGTCCCCTATCACGAAGATGTTGGAGGCTATTGTCCTTGAAAGTCTAAAGCCCCTCATATCCACTATCTTGATACCAAGGCAGCACGGATTTACTAGCGGCCGGTCAACCGTCACAAACCTTGTCCCAATATGA